One window from the genome of Hyphomonas neptunium ATCC 15444 encodes:
- a CDS encoding Dps family protein → MSIDIGMSDAARKSSADALKTLLGETYALYVKTHGYHWNVTGPRFNSLHNLFMTQYTELWQALDVIAERIRALGHFAPGSSGEMTEHATIKPDNGVPDAEDMLKNLAAGHEAVSRAAKYGITIAEKNADPVSVDLFTQRAQISEKTAWMLRASV, encoded by the coding sequence ATGTCCATCGACATCGGAATGTCTGACGCCGCCCGTAAGTCCAGCGCCGACGCGCTGAAAACCCTGCTGGGGGAGACTTACGCGCTTTACGTGAAGACGCACGGGTACCACTGGAATGTCACCGGGCCACGCTTCAACTCGCTGCATAACCTGTTCATGACCCAGTATACCGAGCTGTGGCAGGCCCTCGACGTGATCGCCGAGCGCATCCGCGCGCTGGGCCATTTTGCGCCGGGCTCGTCGGGCGAGATGACAGAACACGCCACCATCAAACCGGACAATGGCGTGCCCGACGCCGAGGACATGCTTAAAAACCTCGCCGCCGGCCATGAAGCCGTCAGCCGGGCAGCAAAGTATGGCATCACCATTGCCGAGAAGAACGCGGACCCGGTCAGCGTCGACCTCTTCACCCAGCGCGCCCAGATTTCCGAGAAAACCGCCTGGATGCTGCGGGCTTCGGTCTAA